The Pongo abelii isolate AG06213 chromosome 11, NHGRI_mPonAbe1-v2.0_pri, whole genome shotgun sequence genome includes a window with the following:
- the ERMN gene encoding ermin isoform X1 encodes MVPAPSFPALSPDRIQPHIMTDVPATFTQAECNGDKPPENGQQPITKISEELTDVDSPLPHYRVEPSLEGAPTKGSQEERRKLQGNMLLNSSMEEKILKENPEEKLFIVHKAITDLSLQETSADEMTFREGHQWEKIPLSGSNQEIRRQKERITEQPLKEEEDEDRKNKGHQAAEIEWLGFRKPSQADMLHSKHDEEQKVWDEEIDDDDDDNCNDDEDEVRVIEFKKKHEEVSQFKEEGDASEDSPLSSASSQAVTPDEQPTLGKKSDISRNAYSRYNTISYRKIRKGNTKQRIDEFESMMHL; translated from the exons ATGGTTCCAGCACCTTCTTTTCCAG CTCTCTCTCCAGATCGGATTCAACCGCACATCATGACAGATGTTCCAGCTACATTTACCCAGGCTGAGTGTAATGGGGATAAACCACCTGAAAACGGTCAACAACCAATCACTAAAATCAGTGAGGAATTGACTGATGTGGACAGCCCCCTGCCACACTACAGGGTAGAACCCAGTCTGGAAGGTGCACCCACCAAAGGAAgtcaggaggaaagaagaaaattacaaGGGAACATGCTGCTCAACTCATCCATGGAGGAGAAAATTCTAAAAG aaaaccCAGAAGAGAAACTCTTTATTGTTCATAAGGCTATCACAGATCTTTCTCTCCAAGAAACTAGTGCTGATGAAATGACATTCAGAGAAG GGCATCAGTGGGAGAAGATTCCTCTGAGTGGCAGTAACCAGGAAATAAGAAGACAGAAGGAAAGGATTACTGAGCAACCTCTcaaagaggaagaagatgagGACAGGAAGAACAAAGGTCACCAGGCAGCTGAAATTGAATGGCTGGGATTTCGAAAACCTAGCCAAGCTGACATGTTACATTCTAAACATGATGAGGAGCAGAAGGTTTGGGATGAAgaaattgatgatgatgatgatgataattgcaatgatgatgaagatgaagtTCGAGTGatagaatttaagaaaaaacatgAAGAGGTTTCTCAATTTAAAGAGGAAGGTGATGCAAGTGAGGACTCCCCACTGAGCAGTGCCAGTTCCCAAGCTGTGACACCTGATGAGCAGCCAACCTTAGGGAAGAAGAGTGATATCTCCAGAAATGCTTATTCCAGATACAATACAATATCCTATCGAAAAATCAGAAAGGGAAATACCAAGCAAAGAATTGATGAATTCGAGTCTATGATGCATTTATAA
- the ERMN gene encoding ermin (The RefSeq protein has 2 substitutions compared to this genomic sequence), giving the protein MTDVPATFTQAECNGDKPPENGQQPITKISEELTDVDSPLPHYRVEPSLEGAPTKGSQEERRKLQGNMLLNSSMEEKILKENPEEKLFVVHKAITDLSLQETSADEMTFREGRQWEKIPLSGSNQEIRRQKERITEQPLKEEEDEDRKNKGHQAAEIEWLGFRKPSQADMLHSKHDEEQKVWDEEIDDDDDDNCNDDEDEVRVIEFKKKHEEVSQFKEEGDASEDSPLSSASSQAVTPDEQPTLGKKSDISRNAYSRYNTISYRKIRKGNTKQRIDEFESMMHL; this is encoded by the exons ATGACAGATGTTCCAGCTACATTTACCCAGGCTGAGTGTAATGGGGATAAACCACCTGAAAACGGTCAACAACCAATCACTAAAATCAGTGAGGAATTGACTGATGTGGACAGCCCCCTGCCACACTACAGGGTAGAACCCAGTCTGGAAGGTGCACCCACCAAAGGAAgtcaggaggaaagaagaaaattacaaGGGAACATGCTGCTCAACTCATCCATGGAGGAGAAAATTCTAAAAG aaaaccCAGAAGAGAAACTCTTTATTGTTCATAAGGCTATCACAGATCTTTCTCTCCAAGAAACTAGTGCTGATGAAATGACATTCAGAGAAG GGCATCAGTGGGAGAAGATTCCTCTGAGTGGCAGTAACCAGGAAATAAGAAGACAGAAGGAAAGGATTACTGAGCAACCTCTcaaagaggaagaagatgagGACAGGAAGAACAAAGGTCACCAGGCAGCTGAAATTGAATGGCTGGGATTTCGAAAACCTAGCCAAGCTGACATGTTACATTCTAAACATGATGAGGAGCAGAAGGTTTGGGATGAAgaaattgatgatgatgatgatgataattgcaatgatgatgaagatgaagtTCGAGTGatagaatttaagaaaaaacatgAAGAGGTTTCTCAATTTAAAGAGGAAGGTGATGCAAGTGAGGACTCCCCACTGAGCAGTGCCAGTTCCCAAGCTGTGACACCTGATGAGCAGCCAACCTTAGGGAAGAAGAGTGATATCTCCAGAAATGCTTATTCCAGATACAATACAATATCCTATCGAAAAATCAGAAAGGGAAATACCAAGCAAAGAATTGATGAATTCGAGTCTATGATGCATTTATAA